Proteins encoded by one window of Myxocyprinus asiaticus isolate MX2 ecotype Aquarium Trade chromosome 35, UBuf_Myxa_2, whole genome shotgun sequence:
- the LOC127426119 gene encoding zinc finger and BTB domain-containing protein 40-like: MELPNYSRQLMQQLHALRKEEQFCDCSILVGETPHPAHKLVLAASSMLFKSALESSDSISIDTDLLSSQEFSCILDMVYTGKLPPGKHNFTRLIAAADSLQMFDVAVGCKNILTDLMKQTSETVDAETESVDSQVIKLDRAEGSPENLKESSGLEQLKRDEKNFQEDGAIEFISQNQAGIKKILQSVRPCIKVLETWDTVAAEERQVMLDSFKGDPSEDEVCQRLLSLVKDERVLSAQTVLTLLDQLKQQQNPDPGSVLEHQGHESCPKGPAAGFWLSGGLLDHISKLTSHLSSVNNLSELLTNAVNDCKNEVEKEVVLECCSAPSSMEVAERLICKLREKSISEETLLMLLHEVKGSSSDLTQLLDTLKDTRASIFKRTSQSVSNHHANSEVEQEGSTADSEDEEEETSKTRGRKKAVLVSYTCEWCKKTFDFKCRLIKHKKGCALSPGREQRCSECSMAFPTLKSLHQHCIEAHGSLPAKQRKTEQVSCDMCDKTFKHSSGLLYHKRTEHFEERPYACEECGAKFAATSSLKNHMRLHTGEKPFQCKHCDMSFSVAAALSYHTKRKHAEGKMYCCQYCSASFAQSIELTRHVRTHTGDKPYVCKECGKGFNQANRLSVHLQNFHNITEPHDCQKCRVSFSSLDELRQHIQEVHPKELHQCPECSKIFNSKANLEKHMNVHEGNKPYSCKACNKSYQTLSGLWYHNRTAHPEIVFAQGNKPIKSLLHCDKCDKTFSNQNSLLKHQITNHTEVRLWKCVNCGRTLTSEQELQQHTCSGQSSQGSSLFSCMVCSLHFPSEPEFQQHFLSKHLQVIQEEAQSQASSSQMVIQCEDAVGQEAEQVISLSQSQIEESPQVFVALGDQQETPAGSGIVAVSMEDLLNGTVTFICEEDQ, encoded by the exons ATGGAGCTCCCAAACTACAGCCGCCAGCTAATGCAACAGCTGCATGCTTTACGAAAAGAGGAGCAGTTTTGCGACTGCTCCATCCTGGTGGGAGAAACCCCTCACCCCGCTCACAAACTAGTTCTGGCTGCCTCCAGCATGTTATTTAAGTCTGCTCTAGAGAGTTCTGACAGCATTTCCATTGACACAGATTTACTGTCCTCTCAAGAGTTTTCTTGTATTCTGGACATGGTATATACTGGTAAACTGCCTCCTGGAAAACACAACTTCACACGACTCATAGCTGCTGCCGACAGCTTGCAGATGTTTGATGTGGCAGTTGGTTGTAAGAACATTCTCACCGACCTTATGAAGCAAACTTCTGAGACTGTAGATGCTGAGACAGAGTCTGTGGACTCTCAAGTTATAAAACTTGACCGTGCTGAGGGGAGTCCTGAGAACTTAAAGGAGTCATCTGGATTGGAACAGTTGAAAAGGGACGAGAAGAATTTTCAGG AGGATGGTGCAATTGAGTTTATATCTCAAAATCAAGCTGGTATTAAAAAGATCCTACAGAGTGTACGGCCATGTATTAAGGTTCTTGAGACTTGGGACACAGTCGCTGCAGAGGAACGCCAG GTCATGTTGGATAGTTTTAAAGGAGATCCATCAGAAGACGAGGTGTGTCAGCGGTTGCTGAGTTTAGTTAAGGATGAGAGAGTTCTGTCAGCTCAAACGGTCCTTACATTGCTAGACCAGCTAAAACAGCAGCAAAATCCTGATCCAGGATCAGTCCTGGAGCACCAGGGACATGAGAGCTGCCCAAAAG GTCCTGCGGCTGGTTTTTGGCTTTCTGGTGGACTTTTAGATCATATATCAAAGCTAACTAGCCACCTCTCCAGTGTCAACAATCTCTCAGAGCTTTTGACCAATGCAGtgaatgactgtaaaaatgaagttgaaaaagAG GTTGTGCTGGAGTGCTGTAGTGCTCCGTCTTCTATGGAGGTTGCGGAAAGGTTGATATGTAAACTCAGAGAGAAAAGCATAAGTGAAGAAACACTTCTAATGCTGcttcatgaggtcaaaggaagcTCCTCAGATCTGACTCAACTTTTGGACACCCTGAAGGACACAAGAG CATCTATATTTAAAAGAACATCTCAGTCAGTCTCAAACCATCATGCAAACTCTGAGGTGGAACAAGAAGGATCTACGGCAGACTctgaggatgaggaggaggaaaCCTCTAAAACCAGAGGAAGAAAGAAGGCCGTTCTTGTGTCTTACACCTGCGAATGGTGTAAAAAGACTTTCGACTTTAAGTGTCGTCTGATAAAGCATAAGAAAGGTTGTGCCCTCTCGCCGGGTAGAGAGCAGCGCTGCTCAGAGTGTTCCATGGCTTTTCCAACTCTGAAGAGTCTTCACCAGCACTGCATCGAAGCCCACGGCAGCCTACCGGCCAAACAGAGGaaaactgaacaagtgtcatgTGACATGTGTGACAAGACCTTTAAACATTCTTCAG GCCTGTTATATCATAAACGCACTGAACATTTCGAGGAGAGGCCATATGCATGCGAGGAGTGCGGGGCGAAGTTTGCTGCCACCTCATCTTTGAAGAACCACATGCGTCTGCACACAGGAGAGAAACCCTTCCAGTGCAAACACTGTGACATGAGCTTCTCCGTTGCCGCCGCTCTGTCCTACCACACCAAAAGGAAACATGCTGAGG GTAAAATGTACTGTTGTCAGTATTGTTCTGCCTCATTTGCGCAGTCCATTGAACTGACACGTCACGTCCGCACACACACGGGAGACAAACCATACGTCTGCAAAGAGTGTGGGAAAGGCTTCAATCAAGCCAACAGACTGTCTGTACATCTTCAGAACTTTCATA ACATCACAGAACCTCACGATTGTCAGAAGTGCCGGGTGAGCTTCTCTTCGCTGGACGAATTACGACAGCACATTCAGGAAGTCCATCCGAAAGAGCTGCACCAGTGTCCTGAGTGTAGCAAGATCTTCAACAGTAAAGCCAATCTGGAGAAACACATGAATGTTCATGAAGGCAACAAACCCTACAGCTGCAAGGCATGCAATAAGTCCTACCAG ACACTCTCTGGCCTGTGGTACCACAATCGTACTGCCCACCCCGAGATTGTCTTTGCCCAGGGCAACAAACCCATCAAATCCCTGCTCCATTGCGACAAGTGTGACAAGACTTTTAGCAACCAAAATAGTCTGTTAAAACACCAAATAACCAATCACACAG AGGTGCGTTTGTGGAAGTGTGTGAATTGTGGCAGAACTCTGACGAGCGAACAGGAGTTACAGCAGCACACCTGCAGTGGACAGTCAAGTCAGGGCAGCTCTTTGTTTAGCTGTATGGTCTGCTCTCTCCACTTTCCCTCAGAGCCAGAGTTCCAGCAACACTTCCTGTCCAAACACTTGCAGGTCATACAGGAGGAAGCGCAGTCACAGGCCTCCAGCTCGCAAATG GTGATTCAGTGTGAGGATGCAGTCGGTCAAGAGGCTGAGCAAGTGATTAGCCTCAGCCAATCCCAGATTGAGGAGTCACCGCAGGTGTTTGTCGCTCTTGGTGATCAACAGGAAACCCCTGCTGGCTCAGGAATCGTGGCTGTCAGCATGGAAGATTTACTGAACGGCACTGTAACTTTTATTTGTGAGGAGGATCAgtga